In a single window of the Streptacidiphilus sp. P02-A3a genome:
- a CDS encoding cation-translocating P-type ATPase, translated as MVLRLLTRLPATALGLALAAPAVVGGRIVPQAGATVRLAAELAGAGARSTAQGASALSASAVRVGTVARNAVTPGLGYWRAGSRLHLPLRPGPDTARLDPRRVEAAAKRVAVDLARHPDVVAAYWDGGLARLVVRLAEGALSDEVVDRATELATGRGLTRPDEQVLERVHPGHPGGVRAGAIALACDSAGIAAAVTARSLRVKRSPRLVTAVVTLVREDSRVRAALRTRLGEAGADLLLAAANAVAHGIGQSPTALVLDAALRVGQLTESFARAAAFDTAHDAVCAPGRLSLAGSRAARPAPRSRPGQAYADQAVTTSLVGAAATLLFTRDVREAAEAVLAGSPKAARYGPAAFASVLGTALARDGVLVRDTERLRQLEVVDTVVLHPGALRSTRRTVLAVNTSTEEWEHDRLWQAVAAALGPSRPGAAEPDEPVVSLRPVPDEGVSETGLMIVSLRRPGSGGGGGDGGDGDGDGDTGDDGPEIGTALVGWEVDPLAESVLDAARRAGLYVVVLDDGALGDFAALADERVPADRPLAEVVRGLRRAGRVVLTVAHVPGDSGTVAAARGRRLPPESADLLAGLLCGDVAVSLTDERSAVVWGADVLPLGGLAGVWRLLTAVPAARAVGRRSRTLAEAGAALSGLLVVTRGARPDHLPFPAGMRLGPVNAAAAATLLLGWYAAARVGAQGAPRPRPRVPWHALQPREALSRLRAGRRAAPAVTTTVRRAAARTAGRAAGLPVFVPARLSLRLLGAVRAELDDPLTPVLVVGAVASALLGSTVDALLVTGALGVNATVGGVQRLRAERALSALVVSQRQTARRVAGAGAGPTDTVEARRLEPGEVIELRTGDVVPADARLLKVDGLEVDESSLTGESLPSAKQLEATPRAAVADRLCMVFEGTTVVAGQARAVVVGTGDETEAGRAAQLASRAGTAGGVQARLRELTNRVLPLTLAGGATVTGLSLLRGRPVRDAVRGGLAVAVAAVPEGLPLVATVAQLAAARRLGRRGILVRTPRTLEALGRMNTVCFDKTGTLTENHLRVVTVVTPRGDVRAVGAPEAAAVLRTAARACPPVADETGIHAHATDEAVLDAAEPEPGWIPADTLPFAASRGYASATGTDADGVHLLVVKGAPEVLLPNCPDAGSEAAAMAHELAGQGLRVLAVAVRRLPPEHAAEALRKPLESLELAGFVALADTPRPSSAPLVAALRRAGVRPVMLTGDHPQTARAVATALGWPADVTVVTGDQLAAEDRAGRARLLQGCGVVARVAPEQKLQVVESLRAGGQVVAMVGDGSNDAAAIRAADIGVGVAARGSAAARNAADLVITTGELTVLLDAVAEGRALWRSVADAVSILIGGNAGEIGFCVLGTLLSGSSPLSTRQLLLVNLLTDMFPAMAVAVTPRGGEPAASGTGDGEPLGSAPVDTEALGGPLTGQIRQRGVVTGLGAGTAWLIGTLTPGTRRRTSTMALCGVVGAQLTQTLLGRGRSPLVLATVFGSAAFLTALVQTPGVSHFFGCTPLGPVAWTGVAAAVGLAALGPWIVPPAERLLTAAGSRLRPVVRPVR; from the coding sequence ATGGTTCTGCGCCTGCTGACGCGCCTGCCCGCGACCGCGCTCGGTCTGGCCCTGGCGGCGCCCGCCGTGGTCGGCGGCCGGATCGTCCCGCAGGCGGGGGCGACCGTCCGGCTGGCGGCCGAGCTGGCCGGTGCGGGCGCCCGCTCCACCGCGCAGGGCGCCTCGGCGCTGTCGGCGTCGGCGGTGCGGGTGGGCACCGTCGCCCGGAACGCGGTCACCCCCGGCCTGGGCTACTGGCGCGCCGGTTCCCGGCTGCACCTGCCGCTGCGGCCGGGTCCGGACACCGCGCGGCTCGATCCGCGCCGGGTGGAGGCCGCCGCGAAGCGGGTGGCGGTCGATCTGGCACGGCACCCGGACGTGGTGGCCGCCTACTGGGACGGCGGCCTGGCGCGGCTGGTGGTGCGACTGGCCGAGGGCGCGCTGAGCGACGAGGTGGTGGACCGGGCGACCGAGCTGGCCACCGGACGCGGGCTCACCCGCCCGGACGAGCAGGTACTGGAGCGGGTGCACCCGGGGCACCCCGGGGGCGTGCGCGCCGGAGCGATCGCGCTGGCCTGTGACAGCGCGGGGATCGCGGCGGCGGTGACCGCGCGCTCGCTGCGGGTGAAGCGCTCGCCGCGCCTGGTCACCGCCGTGGTGACGCTGGTGCGCGAGGACTCCCGGGTGCGGGCCGCGCTGCGGACCCGGCTCGGCGAGGCGGGCGCGGACCTGCTGCTGGCCGCGGCCAACGCGGTCGCGCACGGCATCGGCCAGTCCCCCACCGCGCTGGTGCTGGACGCGGCGCTGCGGGTCGGCCAGCTGACCGAGTCCTTCGCCCGGGCGGCGGCGTTCGACACCGCGCACGACGCCGTCTGCGCGCCTGGGCGGCTGAGCCTGGCCGGGAGCCGGGCGGCCCGGCCCGCGCCGCGCTCGCGCCCGGGGCAGGCGTACGCGGACCAGGCGGTCACCACCAGCCTGGTCGGCGCGGCGGCGACGCTGCTGTTCACCCGGGACGTCCGGGAGGCCGCGGAGGCGGTGCTGGCGGGCAGTCCCAAAGCCGCCCGGTACGGCCCGGCCGCGTTCGCGTCGGTGCTGGGCACCGCGCTGGCGCGGGACGGCGTGCTGGTCCGCGACACCGAGCGGCTGCGGCAGTTGGAGGTGGTCGACACGGTGGTGCTGCACCCGGGGGCGCTGCGGAGTACCCGGCGGACCGTGCTCGCGGTGAACACCAGCACCGAGGAGTGGGAGCACGACCGGCTGTGGCAGGCCGTGGCCGCCGCGCTGGGTCCGTCGCGACCGGGCGCCGCGGAGCCGGACGAGCCGGTGGTGTCGCTGCGCCCGGTGCCGGACGAAGGGGTCTCCGAGACCGGTCTGATGATCGTCTCGCTACGACGGCCAGGCAGCGGTGGCGGCGGCGGCGACGGCGGCGACGGCGACGGCGACGGCGACACCGGCGATGACGGGCCGGAGATCGGCACCGCGCTGGTCGGCTGGGAGGTGGATCCGCTGGCCGAGTCGGTCCTGGACGCCGCCCGCCGCGCCGGTCTGTACGTGGTGGTGCTGGACGACGGCGCGCTCGGCGACTTCGCCGCGCTGGCCGACGAGCGGGTGCCCGCCGACCGGCCGCTGGCCGAGGTGGTGCGCGGGCTACGGCGCGCCGGGCGGGTGGTGCTCACCGTGGCGCACGTCCCGGGCGACAGCGGCACCGTTGCCGCGGCCCGGGGCAGGCGGCTGCCGCCGGAGTCCGCGGACCTGCTCGCCGGGCTGCTGTGCGGCGACGTCGCGGTGTCGCTCACCGACGAGCGCAGCGCCGTGGTGTGGGGTGCGGACGTACTGCCGCTGGGCGGCCTCGCGGGCGTGTGGCGGCTGCTGACCGCGGTGCCCGCCGCGCGCGCGGTCGGCCGTCGCTCGCGTACCCTGGCCGAGGCGGGCGCGGCGCTGTCCGGGCTGCTGGTGGTGACCCGGGGTGCCCGGCCCGACCACCTCCCCTTCCCGGCGGGCATGCGGCTCGGCCCGGTCAACGCCGCCGCGGCCGCCACCCTGCTCCTCGGCTGGTACGCGGCCGCCCGGGTGGGCGCTCAGGGGGCGCCCCGGCCGAGGCCGCGGGTGCCCTGGCACGCGCTACAGCCGCGCGAGGCGCTGTCCCGGCTGCGGGCGGGCCGCCGCGCCGCGCCCGCGGTGACCACGACGGTCCGCCGGGCCGCCGCCCGGACCGCGGGCCGCGCGGCGGGGCTGCCGGTCTTCGTCCCGGCCCGGCTGTCGCTGCGGCTGCTCGGCGCGGTGCGCGCCGAGCTGGACGATCCGCTGACGCCGGTGCTGGTGGTCGGCGCGGTGGCCTCCGCGCTGCTCGGGTCCACCGTGGACGCGCTGCTGGTCACCGGCGCGCTCGGGGTGAACGCGACGGTCGGCGGCGTGCAGCGGCTGCGCGCCGAACGGGCGCTGTCCGCGCTGGTGGTGAGTCAGCGGCAGACCGCCCGCCGGGTCGCCGGGGCCGGGGCCGGGCCGACCGACACGGTCGAGGCGCGGCGGCTCGAACCGGGGGAGGTGATCGAGCTGCGCACCGGGGACGTGGTCCCGGCCGACGCCCGGCTGCTGAAGGTGGACGGCCTGGAGGTGGACGAGTCCTCGCTCACCGGTGAGTCGCTGCCCAGCGCCAAGCAGCTGGAAGCGACACCGCGGGCGGCGGTGGCCGACCGCCTGTGCATGGTGTTCGAGGGCACCACCGTGGTCGCCGGTCAGGCCAGGGCCGTGGTCGTCGGCACCGGGGACGAGACCGAGGCGGGCCGGGCGGCCCAGCTGGCCTCCCGCGCGGGGACCGCCGGGGGCGTCCAGGCGCGGCTGCGGGAGCTGACGAACCGGGTGCTGCCGCTGACCCTGGCGGGCGGCGCCACCGTCACCGGCCTGTCGCTGCTGCGCGGCCGACCGGTGCGCGACGCCGTCCGCGGCGGGCTCGCGGTCGCGGTGGCGGCGGTGCCCGAGGGGCTGCCGCTGGTGGCCACGGTGGCGCAGCTGGCGGCGGCCCGGCGGCTCGGCCGCCGGGGCATCCTGGTGCGCACGCCGCGCACGCTGGAGGCCCTGGGCCGGATGAACACCGTCTGCTTCGACAAGACCGGCACCCTGACCGAGAACCACCTGCGGGTGGTCACGGTGGTCACCCCGCGGGGCGACGTCCGCGCGGTCGGCGCGCCCGAGGCGGCGGCCGTGCTGCGTACCGCCGCCCGGGCCTGCCCGCCGGTCGCGGACGAGACCGGGATCCACGCGCACGCCACCGACGAGGCGGTGCTGGACGCGGCCGAGCCCGAGCCGGGGTGGATCCCGGCCGACACGCTGCCGTTCGCCGCCAGCCGCGGCTACGCCTCCGCCACCGGGACCGACGCCGACGGCGTGCACCTGCTGGTGGTCAAGGGCGCGCCGGAGGTGCTCCTGCCCAACTGCCCGGACGCCGGGTCCGAGGCCGCCGCGATGGCGCACGAACTCGCCGGGCAGGGGCTGCGGGTGCTGGCCGTGGCGGTGCGCCGGCTGCCGCCGGAGCACGCGGCCGAGGCCCTGCGCAAGCCGCTGGAGTCGCTGGAGCTCGCCGGGTTCGTGGCGCTGGCCGACACCCCGCGTCCCAGCTCCGCGCCGCTGGTGGCGGCGCTGCGGCGGGCCGGGGTGCGGCCGGTGATGCTGACCGGTGACCACCCGCAGACCGCCCGGGCGGTGGCGACGGCGCTGGGCTGGCCCGCGGACGTGACCGTGGTGACCGGCGACCAGCTGGCCGCCGAGGACCGGGCCGGGCGCGCCCGGCTGCTCCAGGGCTGCGGGGTGGTGGCCCGGGTCGCGCCGGAGCAGAAGCTCCAGGTCGTCGAGTCGCTCCGGGCCGGTGGGCAGGTGGTGGCCATGGTCGGGGACGGCTCGAACGACGCCGCCGCCATCCGGGCCGCCGACATCGGCGTCGGCGTCGCCGCGCGCGGCTCGGCGGCGGCTCGCAACGCGGCCGACCTGGTGATCACCACCGGTGAGCTGACCGTGCTGCTCGACGCCGTCGCCGAGGGCCGGGCGCTGTGGCGCAGCGTGGCGGACGCGGTCAGCATCCTGATCGGCGGCAACGCCGGGGAGATCGGCTTCTGTGTGCTCGGCACGCTGCTGTCGGGTTCCTCGCCGCTGTCCACCCGGCAGCTGCTGCTGGTGAACCTGCTGACCGACATGTTCCCGGCGATGGCGGTGGCGGTCACCCCGCGCGGCGGCGAGCCGGCGGCGTCCGGGACCGGCGACGGCGAGCCGCTGGGCTCGGCGCCGGTGGACACCGAGGCCCTGGGCGGGCCGCTGACCGGCCAGATCCGGCAGCGCGGGGTGGTCACCGGGCTGGGCGCGGGCACGGCCTGGCTGATCGGCACGCTCACCCCCGGGACCAGGCGGCGTACCAGCACCATGGCGCTGTGCGGGGTGGTCGGCGCGCAGCTCACCCAGACCCTGCTCGGCCGGGGCCGCAGCCCGCTGGTGCTGGCCACGGTGTTCGGCTCGGCGGCGTTCCTGACGGCCCTGGTGCAGACCCCGGGGGTCAGCCACTTCTTCGGCTGTACCCCCCTGGGTCCGGTGGCCTGGACCGGCGTGGCGGCGGCCGTCGGCCTGGCGGCGCTGGGCCCGTGGATCGTCCCGCCCGCCGAGCGGCTGCTGACGGCGGCGGGGTCCAGGCTGCGCCCGGTGGTCCGGCCGGTCCGCTGA
- a CDS encoding polynucleotide kinase-phosphatase, which produces MTPTAEATRALAVPDLSLVVLVGSTGAGKSSFAARHFLPTQVLSSDTCRGLVSDDTNDQSASADAFDVLHYIAGKRLAAGRLTVVDATNVQPAARRQLVQLAREYDVLPVAVVLDVPAQVCAERNARRPDRAKLGPHVIQRQQRELRSSLRHLEREGFRTVHLLRGTAEIDAAEIVLRKRYNDLRELTGPFDLVGDIHGCRSELVTLLDRLGYQLFRDAEGRAVDAAHPLGRTAVFVGDLVDRGPDTPGVLRLVMGMVAAGHAICVPGNHEHKLARALAGRKVAVRYGLQESLDQLANEPPEFIAEARAFMDGLVSHYLLDGGRLVVCHAGLPEKYHGRTSGRVRSHALYGDTTGETDEFGLPVRYPWADDYRGRALVVYGHTPTPVAAFHNNTICLDTGCVFGGTMTALRYPERELVSVPAEEVWYEPVRPLIADAPGAREGRPLALTDVHGRRGVETANHGRVAVREENAAAALEVMSRFALDPRLLAYLPPTMAPVATSRREGHLEHPDEAFAGYLAEGVRHVVCEEKHMGSRAVVLLGRDPAALERRFGVPTGGAIWTRTGRSFLDDPALTDAILERLRGAAVRSGLFAELDSDWLLLDAELLPWSLKAVGLLRRQYAAVGAAAAAALPPALAALQKAGERGIDVRELTDRQSARQVDARAFTDAYRRYCWAVDGLDGIRLAPFQILAAEGANLAVRPHDQHLGWIDALVDAEPELLRRTGRMLVDTADEASVAAATRWWTELTAAGGEGMVVKPLASLVRPQGGRLAQPGVKVRGREYLRIIYGPDYTLPANLDRLRSRALGHKRSLALREYALGLEALDRLATGEPLWRVHEAVFAVLALESEPVDPRL; this is translated from the coding sequence ATGACCCCGACCGCCGAAGCAACCCGCGCACTCGCTGTCCCCGACCTGTCGTTGGTGGTCCTGGTCGGCAGCACCGGCGCGGGCAAGTCCAGTTTCGCCGCCCGCCACTTCCTGCCCACCCAGGTACTGTCCTCCGACACCTGCCGCGGCCTGGTCAGCGACGACACCAACGACCAGTCGGCCAGTGCCGACGCCTTCGACGTGCTGCACTACATCGCCGGAAAGCGGCTCGCGGCCGGGCGGCTCACGGTGGTCGACGCGACCAACGTCCAGCCCGCCGCGCGGCGCCAACTGGTGCAGCTGGCACGGGAGTACGACGTGCTGCCGGTCGCCGTGGTACTGGACGTCCCGGCCCAGGTCTGCGCCGAGCGCAACGCGCGGCGCCCGGACCGGGCGAAGCTCGGACCGCATGTGATCCAGCGTCAGCAACGGGAACTGCGAAGCTCGTTGCGGCACCTGGAACGCGAGGGCTTCCGCACGGTGCACCTGCTGCGCGGCACCGCCGAAATCGACGCCGCCGAGATCGTGCTGCGGAAGCGCTACAACGACCTGCGGGAACTCACCGGTCCCTTCGACCTCGTCGGTGACATCCACGGCTGCCGCTCCGAACTGGTCACCCTGCTGGACCGGCTCGGCTACCAGCTGTTCCGCGACGCCGAGGGCCGCGCCGTCGACGCCGCGCACCCGCTCGGCCGCACCGCCGTGTTCGTCGGCGACCTGGTGGACCGGGGGCCGGACACCCCCGGCGTGCTGCGGCTGGTGATGGGCATGGTCGCGGCCGGACACGCGATCTGCGTCCCCGGCAACCACGAGCACAAGCTCGCCCGGGCACTGGCCGGACGCAAGGTCGCGGTCCGCTACGGCCTACAGGAGTCCCTGGACCAACTGGCCAACGAGCCACCGGAGTTCATCGCCGAGGCGCGGGCCTTCATGGACGGCCTGGTCAGCCACTACCTGCTCGACGGCGGACGGCTGGTGGTCTGCCACGCCGGGCTGCCGGAGAAGTACCACGGCCGCACCTCCGGCCGGGTCCGCTCGCACGCCCTGTACGGCGACACCACCGGCGAGACCGACGAGTTCGGGCTGCCGGTGCGCTACCCGTGGGCCGACGACTACCGGGGCCGGGCCCTGGTCGTCTACGGGCACACGCCCACCCCCGTCGCCGCCTTCCACAACAACACCATCTGCCTGGACACCGGCTGCGTCTTCGGCGGCACCATGACCGCGCTGCGGTACCCCGAGCGGGAGTTGGTCAGCGTCCCGGCCGAAGAGGTCTGGTACGAGCCGGTGCGCCCGCTGATCGCGGACGCCCCCGGTGCCCGCGAGGGCCGCCCGCTGGCGCTCACCGACGTCCACGGCCGCCGCGGCGTGGAGACCGCCAACCACGGCCGGGTGGCGGTCCGGGAGGAGAACGCCGCCGCCGCGCTGGAGGTGATGAGCCGCTTCGCGCTGGACCCGCGGCTGCTCGCCTACCTGCCGCCGACGATGGCCCCGGTCGCCACCTCCCGCCGGGAGGGCCACCTGGAGCACCCGGACGAGGCCTTCGCGGGCTACCTCGCCGAGGGGGTGCGCCACGTGGTCTGCGAGGAGAAGCACATGGGCTCGCGGGCGGTGGTGCTGCTCGGCCGGGACCCGGCCGCCCTGGAGCGGCGCTTCGGGGTGCCCACCGGCGGCGCGATCTGGACCAGGACCGGCCGTTCCTTCCTGGACGACCCGGCGCTGACCGACGCGATCCTGGAGCGGCTGCGCGGCGCCGCGGTCCGCAGCGGTCTGTTCGCCGAACTCGACAGCGACTGGCTGCTGTTGGACGCCGAACTGCTGCCCTGGTCGCTCAAGGCCGTCGGGTTGCTGCGGCGCCAGTACGCGGCGGTGGGCGCGGCAGCGGCGGCGGCCCTGCCCCCCGCCCTCGCCGCGCTCCAGAAGGCCGGTGAACGCGGGATCGACGTACGAGAACTGACTGATCGTCAGTCGGCGCGGCAGGTCGACGCGCGCGCGTTCACCGACGCCTACCGGCGCTACTGCTGGGCGGTGGACGGCCTGGACGGGATCCGGCTCGCGCCGTTCCAGATCCTCGCCGCCGAGGGCGCCAACCTGGCGGTCCGCCCGCACGACCAGCACCTCGGCTGGATCGACGCCCTGGTCGACGCCGAACCGGAACTGCTCCGGCGCACCGGGCGGATGCTGGTCGACACCGCCGACGAGGCCTCGGTGGCGGCGGCCACCCGCTGGTGGACCGAGCTGACCGCGGCCGGAGGCGAGGGGATGGTGGTCAAGCCGCTGGCCTCGCTGGTGCGCCCGCAGGGCGGACGGCTGGCCCAGCCGGGGGTGAAGGTCCGCGGCCGCGAGTACCTGCGGATCATCTACGGCCCCGACTACACCCTCCCGGCGAACCTGGACCGGCTGCGCTCCCGCGCCCTCGGCCACAAGCGCTCGCTCGCGCTGCGCGAGTACGCCCTGGGCCTGGAGGCACTGGACCGGCTCGCCACCGGCGAGCCGCTGTGGCGGGTCCACGAGGCGGTGTTCGCGGTGCTCGCCCTGGAATCCGAGCCGGTCGACCCCCGGCTCTAG
- a CDS encoding 3' terminal RNA ribose 2'-O-methyltransferase Hen1 — MFLTISTSGSSERPATDLGFLLHKHPARAQSFTTSHGLAHVFYPEATEEACTAALLLETDPVGLVRRGRGKGRGGSPDFALAQYVNDRPYAASSLLAVALNAVFHSALKGRCDLRPELAAAPLPLRIGIPALPAKAGRDGGPELVRRLFEPLGWQVEAEPIPLDPSFPEWGDSHYVRLGLTGELRLADALGQLYVLLPVLDDAKHYWVAPDEVDKLLRVGEGWLGEHPELPLITRRYLARRWSLARSAMERLELARLAEADDREVEEIDNAVPQETPSTGEAAGGTDEQAQAVPTLAAQRREAIVGQLRAAGATRVADLGCGEGALVAALLKEQWIAEVLGVDVSSRALSIAAHRLRLDRMPERQKARVRLVQGALTYTDTRLGGYDAAVLSEVIEHVDPPRLPALEYAVFGAARPGTVLVTTPNVEYNVRWESLPAGRVRHADHRFEWDRAQFRAWAERVAERYGYTVRFAPVGPQDPEVGPPTQLAAFTRTNDTAADAASTDTAATAAATTEQGPAR, encoded by the coding sequence GTGTTCCTGACGATCAGTACCTCCGGAAGTAGTGAACGGCCCGCCACCGACCTGGGGTTCCTGCTGCACAAGCACCCCGCCCGGGCCCAGTCGTTCACCACCTCGCACGGCCTGGCCCATGTCTTCTACCCGGAGGCCACCGAGGAGGCGTGCACCGCCGCGCTGCTGCTGGAGACCGACCCGGTCGGGCTGGTCCGGCGCGGCCGCGGCAAGGGCCGGGGCGGCTCGCCGGACTTCGCGCTCGCGCAGTACGTCAACGACCGCCCCTACGCGGCCTCGTCGCTGCTCGCGGTGGCGCTGAACGCGGTGTTCCACAGCGCCCTGAAGGGCCGCTGCGACCTGCGGCCGGAGCTGGCCGCGGCCCCGCTGCCGCTGCGGATCGGCATCCCGGCGCTCCCGGCCAAGGCCGGGCGGGACGGCGGTCCCGAGCTGGTCCGCCGCCTGTTCGAGCCGCTGGGCTGGCAGGTGGAGGCGGAGCCGATCCCGCTCGACCCGTCCTTCCCCGAATGGGGCGACTCGCACTACGTGCGCCTGGGGCTCACCGGTGAACTGCGGCTCGCCGACGCCCTCGGCCAGCTGTACGTGCTGCTGCCGGTGCTGGACGACGCCAAGCACTACTGGGTCGCGCCGGACGAGGTGGACAAGCTGCTGCGGGTGGGGGAGGGCTGGCTCGGCGAGCACCCCGAGCTGCCGCTGATCACCCGCCGCTACCTGGCCCGCCGCTGGTCGCTGGCGCGCAGCGCGATGGAGCGGCTGGAACTGGCGCGGCTCGCCGAGGCGGACGACCGCGAGGTCGAGGAGATCGACAACGCCGTCCCGCAGGAGACCCCGAGCACCGGCGAGGCCGCCGGGGGGACGGACGAGCAGGCACAGGCCGTCCCGACGCTCGCGGCGCAGCGCCGCGAGGCGATCGTGGGGCAGCTGCGCGCGGCCGGGGCGACCCGGGTGGCCGACCTGGGCTGCGGCGAGGGCGCCCTGGTCGCCGCGCTGCTCAAGGAGCAGTGGATCGCCGAGGTACTGGGCGTGGACGTGTCCTCGCGGGCGCTGTCGATCGCCGCGCACCGGCTGCGCCTGGACCGGATGCCCGAGCGGCAGAAGGCCCGGGTGCGGCTGGTCCAGGGCGCGCTCACCTACACCGACACCCGGCTCGGCGGGTACGACGCCGCGGTGCTGTCCGAGGTGATCGAACACGTCGACCCGCCCCGGCTGCCCGCCCTGGAGTACGCGGTGTTCGGCGCGGCCCGGCCCGGGACGGTCCTGGTGACCACCCCCAACGTCGAGTACAACGTGCGCTGGGAGAGCCTGCCCGCCGGGCGGGTCCGGCACGCCGACCACCGGTTCGAGTGGGACCGGGCCCAGTTTCGGGCCTGGGCGGAGCGGGTCGCCGAGCGCTACGGCTACACCGTCCGCTTCGCGCCGGTCGGCCCGCAGGACCCTGAGGTCGGCCCGCCCACCCAGCTCGCCGCCTTCACCCGCACCAACGACACCGCTGCCGACGCCGCCAGCACTGACACCGCCGCCACCGCCGCCGCCACCACCGAGCAGGGACCCGCCCGATGA
- a CDS encoding bifunctional 2-polyprenyl-6-hydroxyphenol methylase/3-demethylubiquinol 3-O-methyltransferase UbiG, with amino-acid sequence MPDDIFEHPRLAAVYDAHDPDRSDLDAYLAIAEEFGARSVLDVGCGTGTFALLLAGRGIEVTAVEPAGPSLDVARAKPGSERVRWNHGYATALPPMRVDLATMTANVAQAIIDPGDWQGTLRAVHAALRPGGQLVFETRVPAGCAWERWNRAASHQVSELPGEGAVESWVDLLDVSGPLVTFAWTFVFPSDGAVLTSVSTLRFRERDEVEADLLDAGYTVREVRDAPDRPGREFVFLARRPR; translated from the coding sequence ATGCCTGACGACATCTTCGAGCACCCGCGACTGGCCGCCGTCTACGACGCCCACGACCCCGACCGGAGCGACCTCGACGCCTACCTCGCCATCGCCGAGGAGTTCGGTGCCCGCAGCGTGCTGGACGTCGGGTGCGGGACCGGTACCTTCGCGCTGCTGCTGGCCGGGCGGGGGATCGAGGTCACCGCCGTCGAACCGGCCGGTCCCTCGTTGGACGTCGCGCGGGCGAAGCCGGGCAGCGAGCGGGTGCGCTGGAACCACGGCTACGCGACCGCGCTGCCGCCGATGCGGGTCGACCTCGCCACCATGACCGCCAACGTGGCGCAGGCGATCATCGATCCCGGCGACTGGCAGGGCACGCTGCGCGCGGTCCACGCCGCGCTGCGGCCCGGCGGGCAGCTGGTGTTCGAGACCCGTGTTCCGGCCGGGTGCGCCTGGGAGCGGTGGAACCGGGCCGCCAGCCATCAGGTCTCCGAGCTACCGGGGGAGGGCGCGGTGGAGAGCTGGGTGGATCTGCTCGATGTCAGCGGGCCGCTGGTGACCTTCGCCTGGACCTTCGTCTTCCCCTCCGACGGTGCGGTGCTGACCTCGGTGTCGACGCTGCGCTTCCGTGAGCGCGACGAGGTCGAGGCGGACCTGCTCGACGCGGGCTACACGGTGCGGGAGGTCCGTGACGCACCGGACCGGCCCGGCCGGGAGTTCGTCTTTCTCGCCCGGCGGCCGCGGTGA
- a CDS encoding peroxiredoxin: protein MSKSPAVGQPAPDFTLPSVQLADGEWVRRDRTLSQELGHPVVLAFYPGDDTAVCTKQLCSYSSGLEAFTELGATVWGISTQGLDSHESFARKYDLRMPLLADTGREAVNAYGIALGGLVRRSVFIVDAEGVLRWKHVAAVGLTFRDIPTLTAQLAALGQG from the coding sequence ATGTCCAAGTCGCCCGCAGTCGGTCAACCGGCACCGGACTTCACCCTGCCGTCGGTACAGCTGGCCGACGGCGAATGGGTCCGCCGCGACCGCACGCTGTCGCAGGAGCTCGGGCACCCGGTCGTCCTGGCGTTCTACCCGGGCGACGACACGGCGGTCTGCACCAAGCAGCTCTGCTCCTACTCCTCCGGCCTGGAGGCCTTCACCGAACTCGGCGCGACCGTCTGGGGCATCAGCACCCAGGGCCTGGACAGCCACGAGAGCTTCGCCCGCAAGTACGACCTGCGGATGCCGCTGCTCGCCGACACCGGCCGGGAGGCGGTGAACGCCTACGGCATCGCGCTCGGCGGCCTGGTCCGGCGCTCCGTGTTCATCGTCGACGCCGAGGGCGTGCTCCGCTGGAAGCACGTGGCCGCGGTCGGGCTGACCTTCCGCGACATTCCCACGCTGACCGCGCAGCTGGCGGCGCTGGGACAGGGCTGA
- a CDS encoding lytic transglycosylase domain-containing protein encodes MRVSAILVAAASLTSVGGFAASANAATPVTAVHQAVQAAPVSYTDQAVTSAAHLAYLNQEAASAAQQAYNAATGGSGSTSSAAAPASAATTSTVATAPAASAQQNSDASSAAQNAYNSATASTNASTNASTSTSSATTGSTQSTSSTTATASATTSGDPQAIAASIVPADQLASFDEIISHESGWNVTAVNPSSGAYGLAQALPGSKMASVGADWQTDATTQITWALQYMDSTYGSPNQAWAFWQANNWY; translated from the coding sequence ATGCGTGTTTCCGCCATCCTGGTCGCCGCTGCCAGCCTCACCTCCGTGGGCGGCTTCGCCGCCAGCGCGAACGCGGCCACCCCGGTCACCGCCGTCCACCAGGCCGTCCAGGCCGCGCCGGTGAGCTACACCGACCAGGCCGTCACCTCGGCCGCGCACCTCGCCTACCTCAACCAGGAGGCCGCGTCGGCCGCGCAGCAGGCCTACAACGCGGCCACCGGCGGCTCCGGCTCGACCAGCTCGGCCGCCGCCCCGGCGAGCGCCGCCACCACCTCCACCGTGGCCACCGCCCCTGCCGCCTCCGCGCAGCAGAACAGCGACGCGTCCTCGGCCGCGCAGAACGCCTACAACTCGGCGACCGCGAGCACCAACGCGAGCACCAACGCGAGCACCTCCACCAGCTCCGCCACCACCGGCAGCACCCAGAGCACCAGCTCCACCACCGCCACCGCCTCGGCCACCACCTCCGGCGACCCGCAGGCGATCGCGGCCTCCATCGTCCCGGCCGACCAGCTGGCCTCCTTCGACGAGATCATCTCGCACGAGAGCGGCTGGAACGTCACCGCCGTCAACCCGTCCTCCGGCGCCTACGGCCTGGCCCAGGCCCTGCCCGGCAGCAAGATGGCCTCGGTCGGCGCCGACTGGCAGACCGACGCCACCACCCAGATCACCTGGGCCCTGCAGTACATGGACTCCACCTACGGCAGCCCGAACCAGGCCTGGGCCTTCTGGCAGGCCAACAACTGGTACTGA